A genome region from Prionailurus viverrinus isolate Anna chromosome A3, UM_Priviv_1.0, whole genome shotgun sequence includes the following:
- the RPS21 gene encoding 40S ribosomal protein S21, with translation MQNDAGEFVDLYVPRKCSASNRIIGAKDHASIQMNVAEVDKVTGRFNGQFKTYAICGAIRRMGESDDSILRLAKADGIVSKNF, from the exons ATGCAGAACGACGCCGGAGAGTTCGTGGACCTGTACGTGCCGCGGAAATG ctCCGCCAGCAACCGCATCATCGGCGCCAAGGACCACGCGTCCATCCAGATGAACGTGGCCGAG GTTGACAAGGTGACGGGTAGGTTTAACGGCCAGTTTAAAACCTATGCGATCTGCGGGGCTATCCGGAGGATG GGTGAGTCTGATGACTCCATTCTACGACTGGCCAAGGCTGATGGCATCGTTTCAAA GAACTTCTGA